TGGAGACGGTGGAGATGGTGGCGGATTCGATTTCGATTTCGACTTCTAACAGCCACACCTCATAAAAGTAATGAGGCGGTGACAGTTCTTAGGAACTGTTACCGCCTCATTTTTTGCACTTGAGTTACTCGTTTGGAACAACCGGTGCAACACCGGTGCGCTCGTAATCAGCAAGGATGTCAATGCGGCGCTGGTGACGCTCAGCGTTGCTCCACTCCTGGTCGAGGAAAGCGTCGACAATTGCCAGTGCTTCTTCCTCGGAGTGCATACGTCCACCGATTCCAATGAGGTTTGCATTGTTGTGCTCGCGTGCAAGACGTGCGGTTTCTTCCGACCATGCAAGTGCGCAACGTGCGCCCTTAACTTTGTTGGCTGCAATCTGCTCGCCGTTGCCGGATCCACCGAGGACGATGCCTAGTGAACCTGGGTCGTTTACGGTGCGGCTAGCTGCTTCAATGCAAAATGCGGGGTAGTCGTCGTCGGCATCATAGGTGTGAGCTCCGCAGTCGATCACTTCGTGGCCGAGGGCCTTGAGGTGCGCTGCGATAGCGTTTTTCGTGTCAAAACCAGCGTGGTCTGCTCCAAGGTATACGCGCATGGGTCACAGTTTACTGCAGGCATGCCAGAGCTCACCGATACCCGCAATTTTCCCGCCATTTTCACCAATATGAGGGTAGCTAACGGCACCAGTACCCACCGTGAACAGTTGCTACGGCGGGTACTTGTAGGTCCAAAAAAGACCTTTTAGTCGAACTGTGGGTTCTCGGTTCGGGAGCGCTTAATCTCAAAGAAGTGGGGGTAGCTTGCGAGCTTGACGGAGGCGTCGAAAATCTCTCCTGCTTCTTCGCCACGTGGGATGCGGGTGAGCACCGGGCCGAAGAAGGCGGTGTCGCCGAACTTGACCACTGGGGTTCCGACATCGTTGCCGACCTCATCCATGGCGGTCTGGTGGAAGGCGCGCAGGGCGTCGTCCCATTCGGTGGAGTCTGCAACCTCGACGAGGGCCGCGTCCAGGCCTACTTCTGCCAAAGCCTCAGCGATGATTTCGTTGTAGGATCCGTCGACTGCCTTTCGGCCTTCGTTGTGGATGCGGGTGCCCATTGCGGTGTAGAGGTCCCCCAGCTGGTCGGGGTGGTTGGTGGCAACAGCTGCGAAAACGCGAGCAGGACCCCACGCCCACTTCATGCGCTCGAGGTAATCAGCTGGGAGATCACGGCCGTCGTTGAGGACGGACAGGCTCATGGGCACCCATTGAATTTCGATGTCGCGTACTTGTTCCACTTCCTTAATCCAACGGGAGGTGACCCAGCAGAATGGGCAGGTGGTGTCGAACCAGAAGGTAACTTTTTCAGCCATGTTTCGTGTACATCCAATCGTGTTTCGTGTGCTCAAAGGCATGTTCTAGCAATCCACACCGGGAGCGAACTATCGTGGTGTCATTGCGCACCTTCCTAGGGTAGCGCGCCCTTATCTTTCAAGGAGCTTTTTATGACCTCAACTAATCTCACTAGGCAGGAAGCGGCGGAACGTTCCCGCCTGCTCAGTGTGCATAACTATGACATTGCACTTGATCTCAACATGGGAGATGAGTTTTTTAGTTCCACCACGTTGGTGAAGTTCACGGTGTTGGAAGCCGGGGATACTTTTATTGATCTCCGCGCAGCGCGCGTTGATGAAGTTGAGCTGGACAATCAGTCAATCATTGAGTCTGCTCTCACGCTAAAGGAAAGCGGATATGACGAGACCCCAGGCATTGCATTAAATGGCCTGACCCCAGGTGAGCACTCCTTGCGCGTCGTGGCCACGATCCCTTACTCCCGCACGGGTGAGGGTCTGCACCGCATGGTCGATCCGGCTGATAATGAAGTGTATTTGTACACTCAGTTTGAAACCGCAGACGCTAAGCGCATGTTTGCCTGCTTTGATCAGCCTGATCTCAAGGCAACCTACGATCTGACCATCAATACTCCTAAGGGCTGGAAGGTCATTTCCAACGCAGAGCAGACGGTGTCAGTTCAGAACAGTGAGCACGACACCCACACCTCACGCATTGATTATCCACTGTCTACCTACTTGGTGGCCGTGTGCGCTGGTAACTATCACGAGGTGCGCGATTCCTGGTCCGGTGAGCTCACTCACCACCCAGAAACCCCTGCTGACCAGCCCACCGAGCTTACTGTTCCTCTCGGACTGTACTGCCGCCGTTCCCTAGCCAAGGATCTTGACGCCGAGCGCTTGTTCACTGAAACCAAGCAGGGCTTTGATTGGTACCACCGCAACTTCGGTGTTTCTTACCCATTTGGAAAGTACGATCAGATCTTCGTCCCTGAATTCAATGCTGGTGCCATGGAAAATGCTGGTGCTGTAACCATTCGGGATGAATACGTCTTCGCGTCTAAAGCAACTCGCTACCGTTATGAGCGTCGCGCGGACACCATCCTCCACGAGCTTGCTCACATGTGGTTCGGCGATCTTGTGACCATGAAATGGTGGGACGATCTGTGGCTCAACGAGTCCTTCGCTACCTGGTCAGCGGCTATTTCCCAGGCCGAGGAAACTGAATACGACACCGCTTGGGTCACGTTTGCAAATGTGGAGAAGTCCTGGGCCTACCAGCAGGACCAGCTGCCTTCTACTCACCCGGTGTTCTCGGACGGCTACGACATCGAGACCGTTGATCAGAACTTTGACGGCATCACCTACGCAAAGGGCGCGTCTGTGCTTAAACAGCTGCAGGCTTACGTCGGCCGCGAGGAGTTCCTTGCCGGCGTACGCAGGCACTTTGCCAACCACTCCTGGGGTAACGCCACCTTCGAGGACCTGCTCGGCGCGCTTGAGCTGGCGTCTGGCCGCGACCTGTCCGATTGGGCAAACCAGTGGCTGAAAACCACCGGCATTAACACCCTTGGCGCCAGCTTCGAGGTCGAGGGCGGCAAGTACACGTCGTTCGCTGTCACCCAAACCGGCGCTGAGCCCGGCGACGGTGAGCTGCGAACCCACCGCATTGCGGTGGGCCTTTATAAGCTTGTCGACGGCTCCGTCAACCGCTACGCGCGTGTGGAAATTGACTGCAGCGGGGCGTCGACAAGCGTTGAAGAGATTGTTGGCCTCGACGAAGCTGACTTCGTGCTGGTCAACGATGATGACCTCACCTACGCGCTGCTCGATCTCGATGAGCGTTCCCGTGAATTTGTGATCGAGAACATCGACAAGTTCAGCGATCCCATGCCCCGTACCCTTGCATGGTCCGCTGCTTGGGAGATGACGCGTGCTGGCCAAATGAAGGCCCGCGATTTCATTTCCCTTGTCGCCCGCGGCGCATCATCTGAAACCGAAATCGCCGTCCTCGAGCGCATTCTCATGCAGACAACCTCCGCCGTGAAGAACTACGCCGACCCCACCTGGGCCGCCGAAACCGGCAACGACATCGTCGCCAACGCCTTCCTCGACGGCGCTCGCACCGCCGAAGCCGACTCGGACGCGCAGCTCGCCTTCATCCAGGCACTGGCCAAGGTCACGCTTAACGACGCCGCCGCCTCCTTCTTCACCGACATCCTCAGCGGCCGCGTCCCCGGACTTACCGTCGACTCCGACCTGCGCTGGTGGGCACTTACCGCCCTCATCGCCGCAGGTCGCATCGACTCCCCCGAAGACGCCATTGCCGAGGAACTGTCCCGCGACAACTCCAGCGCCTCCCACCTGGCATCGCTGCGTGCACGCGCTGCAATCAACGACGCTGACTCCAAGGCCGCCGTGTACAAGGAAGTCACCGCCATCGGAAATTCCTTGTCCAACCTGGAGCTTCGCCACAAGATCGAAGGCCTCACCTTCACTGGTTCCTCCGACTTCCTACAGTCCTACAACAACCAGTACTTTGAGATCCTCGATTCCATCTGGGCAAACTTCTCCGGCGAAATGGCACAGCAGATCATCCTTGGCCTGTTCCCATCCTGGAACATTTCTTCCGAAGGCCTCGAGCGTGCCGATTACTTCCTCGACGGCGACCACGTCCCCGGCGTCAAGCGTATCGTCGCCGAATCCCGCGACCGCGTGGCCCGCGCTCTCCGAAACCGCTCGGTAGACGCAAGCTAACTGTCGCCTTGCACATCGATCCCCCGAGCTACCCCTCGATGGAGCTGGCTCGGGGGATTTCTGTGTTTCGGATGAAATGGAAGGGCGCACTACACGACCTTTTACGGCGTCGAATTTATCGAATTCACATTCCCTTTGGTTTGGCAAGGAAAGGGACTTAGAAAGACGTACAAAATATCACTTAATCTGCATATATGGACGCGAATCGGACCTGCGTTTAAAAAGAAACCGCCATTTCGCTACCACCCTTTTATTCGGTCACTTCCTAACCGAATTTGGCCTTTTCCTATTAGGACGTTACCGCTGATTTTGCGGATGCCAGCGATCAGCGGCTACTTCTGATCATCTCTCCCAAGTTCGAGCCTAAAAAGTAGTTTCCACGCCGCAGTTCGAGTTTTGGTTACTGAAAAAACATCTTATTCAGATGTTTTTGCAGCGACACTCAGACTTTTTCGATTACTCCTGCTGCACAACCGTCACAACAAAGCGCATGACTGCAGGAAATCTTGAGTATTCCACTCGACTCGTCAACACAGCGTCTTCGCAGTTCTTGAAAGATGAGGTCAATCGGAGGTTGCGGTCTGCTCAGGTCTTTGATGAACCAAACCAATCCACCCACGATGACTCAGTCCCAACTGATCCCGAGATGGACTCCGATGACCTAGAAGTACAGTCAGATATCGTCACTACGGAAGAGGAAATCCAAGGTCATTCAATTGTGCGGGCAATTTGTTGTTCAGAGATCCCTGCTCAAGATGTCACGATGCGGGATGCAAAGTCCTATTGTGCGATCTTGTTCCAAGACAACAATCGAAAGCCAAT
The window above is part of the Corynebacterium deserti GIMN1.010 genome. Proteins encoded here:
- a CDS encoding ribose-5-phosphate isomerase gives rise to the protein MRVYLGADHAGFDTKNAIAAHLKALGHEVIDCGAHTYDADDDYPAFCIEAASRTVNDPGSLGIVLGGSGNGEQIAANKVKGARCALAWSEETARLAREHNNANLIGIGGRMHSEEEALAIVDAFLDQEWSNAERHQRRIDILADYERTGVAPVVPNE
- a CDS encoding mycothiol-dependent nitroreductase Rv2466c family protein gives rise to the protein MAEKVTFWFDTTCPFCWVTSRWIKEVEQVRDIEIQWVPMSLSVLNDGRDLPADYLERMKWAWGPARVFAAVATNHPDQLGDLYTAMGTRIHNEGRKAVDGSYNEIIAEALAEVGLDAALVEVADSTEWDDALRAFHQTAMDEVGNDVGTPVVKFGDTAFFGPVLTRIPRGEEAGEIFDASVKLASYPHFFEIKRSRTENPQFD
- the pepN gene encoding aminopeptidase N is translated as MTSTNLTRQEAAERSRLLSVHNYDIALDLNMGDEFFSSTTLVKFTVLEAGDTFIDLRAARVDEVELDNQSIIESALTLKESGYDETPGIALNGLTPGEHSLRVVATIPYSRTGEGLHRMVDPADNEVYLYTQFETADAKRMFACFDQPDLKATYDLTINTPKGWKVISNAEQTVSVQNSEHDTHTSRIDYPLSTYLVAVCAGNYHEVRDSWSGELTHHPETPADQPTELTVPLGLYCRRSLAKDLDAERLFTETKQGFDWYHRNFGVSYPFGKYDQIFVPEFNAGAMENAGAVTIRDEYVFASKATRYRYERRADTILHELAHMWFGDLVTMKWWDDLWLNESFATWSAAISQAEETEYDTAWVTFANVEKSWAYQQDQLPSTHPVFSDGYDIETVDQNFDGITYAKGASVLKQLQAYVGREEFLAGVRRHFANHSWGNATFEDLLGALELASGRDLSDWANQWLKTTGINTLGASFEVEGGKYTSFAVTQTGAEPGDGELRTHRIAVGLYKLVDGSVNRYARVEIDCSGASTSVEEIVGLDEADFVLVNDDDLTYALLDLDERSREFVIENIDKFSDPMPRTLAWSAAWEMTRAGQMKARDFISLVARGASSETEIAVLERILMQTTSAVKNYADPTWAAETGNDIVANAFLDGARTAEADSDAQLAFIQALAKVTLNDAAASFFTDILSGRVPGLTVDSDLRWWALTALIAAGRIDSPEDAIAEELSRDNSSASHLASLRARAAINDADSKAAVYKEVTAIGNSLSNLELRHKIEGLTFTGSSDFLQSYNNQYFEILDSIWANFSGEMAQQIILGLFPSWNISSEGLERADYFLDGDHVPGVKRIVAESRDRVARALRNRSVDAS